Proteins from a genomic interval of Pseudomonas sp. RC10:
- a CDS encoding SulP family inorganic anion transporter — protein sequence MKPAHLRADVLAGLTTSFALVPECIAFALVAHLNPLMGLYGAFIICTLTALFGGRPGMVSGAAGSMAVVIVALVVQHGVQYLLATVLLGGLVMIAFGLLRLGKLVRMVPYPVMLGFVNGLAIVIAMAQLEHFKSGENWLSGTPLYLMLGLVALTMAVVYLLPRLTRSVPPALVAILGVGLLVYFFHLPTRTLGDMAHIAGGLPSVALPDVPWNLETLGIIAPYAILMALVGLLETLLTLNLTDEITESRGYPDRECVALGVANIASGVCGGMGGCAMIGQTVINLSSGGRGRLSGIVAGVMILMFVLFLSPLIERIPLAALVGVMFVVSQQTFAWASLRVLRKVPLNDVLAIIAVTIVTVLTDLATAVLFGILIAALNFAWQQARELYADSHTDADGSKLYQLHGTLFFASTTTFLNQFDPAQDPAIATLDCRHLRFVDYSAIAALMTLRERYEKAGKHLRVVHLSERCKKLLKRAGVQHA from the coding sequence ATGAAACCCGCTCACCTGCGCGCCGACGTTCTTGCCGGCCTCACCACTTCGTTTGCCCTCGTTCCTGAGTGCATCGCCTTCGCCCTCGTCGCGCACCTCAACCCGCTGATGGGCCTGTACGGCGCGTTCATCATCTGCACTTTGACCGCCCTGTTCGGCGGCAGGCCGGGGATGGTGTCGGGGGCGGCGGGCTCGATGGCGGTGGTGATCGTCGCGCTGGTGGTGCAACACGGCGTGCAATACCTGCTGGCGACGGTGTTGCTGGGCGGGCTGGTGATGATCGCGTTCGGCCTGCTGCGGCTCGGCAAACTGGTGCGGATGGTGCCGTATCCGGTGATGCTCGGCTTCGTCAACGGCCTGGCCATCGTCATCGCCATGGCGCAGCTGGAGCACTTCAAGAGCGGCGAAAACTGGCTCAGCGGCACGCCGTTGTACCTGATGCTCGGCCTCGTCGCGCTGACCATGGCGGTCGTCTACCTGCTGCCGCGCCTGACCCGTTCGGTGCCCCCCGCCCTCGTCGCGATCCTCGGCGTCGGCTTGCTGGTTTACTTCTTCCACCTGCCAACCCGCACCCTCGGCGACATGGCCCACATTGCGGGCGGCCTGCCGAGCGTGGCTTTGCCGGACGTGCCGTGGAACCTGGAAACACTGGGCATCATCGCCCCTTACGCGATTCTCATGGCGCTGGTCGGCCTGCTGGAAACCCTGCTGACCCTCAACCTCACCGACGAAATCACCGAAAGCCGCGGTTACCCGGACCGCGAGTGCGTGGCGCTTGGCGTGGCGAACATTGCCTCGGGGGTGTGCGGCGGGATGGGTGGGTGCGCGATGATCGGCCAGACCGTGATCAACCTCAGCTCGGGAGGCCGAGGTCGTCTGTCCGGCATCGTCGCCGGGGTCATGATTCTGATGTTCGTGCTGTTTCTGTCGCCGCTGATCGAGCGCATTCCACTGGCGGCGCTGGTGGGCGTGATGTTCGTGGTGTCGCAGCAGACCTTCGCCTGGGCCTCGCTGCGGGTGCTGCGCAAGGTGCCGTTGAACGACGTGCTGGCGATCATCGCCGTGACCATCGTCACCGTGCTCACCGACCTGGCCACCGCCGTGCTGTTTGGCATCCTCATCGCGGCACTGAACTTCGCTTGGCAACAGGCCCGCGAGCTGTATGCCGACAGCCACACCGACGCCGACGGCAGCAAGCTGTACCAATTGCACGGCACGCTGTTCTTCGCCTCGACCACGACCTTTCTCAATCAATTTGACCCGGCACAAGACCCGGCCATCGCCACGCTGGATTGCCGCCATCTTCGCTTCGTCGACTACTCGGCGATTGCCGCGCTGATGACCCTGCGTGAACGCTACGAAAAAGCCGGGAAGCACCTGCGGGTGGTGCACTTGTCGGAGCGCTGCAAGAAGCTGCTCAAGCGTGCCGGTGTGCAGCACGCCTGA
- a CDS encoding MFS transporter has product MLAALRHYPASVNLLLSSSLFLTLGRAITLPYLVIYLSSNFTLGISDIGMIVGSALIVGSLLSLYGGYLTDKLSSYKLILCFTGFFFVGFIGMCLTGRLWLFFLFLVSFNFAYSVIDIVVKAAFGKLLPVAEQSKVFSVRYTLINIGYAVGPFIGAGLAHWNMKLPFLMSAALGLGFFVVYAMYGDRKLSSADPANAPISFLAVGQILLKDYRLVCFTVGGVLSAVVFGQFTAYISQYLVTTSTPEFTYSVISSVVAVNAAVVICLQYFVGKHISHQHLNQWLTAGFSLFLMGVVGFAMSSTVLHWSLAVAVFTLGEIIVFPAEYMFIDRIAPTHLRGMYYGAQNLSNLGGALGPVLCGFALAAQPPAFMFYMLAGFIVAGGCFYLLGASYSKRHDPSSSPR; this is encoded by the coding sequence ATGCTCGCCGCGCTCAGACATTACCCTGCCTCCGTCAATCTCCTGCTGTCGTCGTCGCTGTTTCTGACGCTGGGCAGGGCGATCACCTTGCCGTATCTGGTGATTTATCTGTCCTCCAACTTCACCCTTGGCATCAGTGACATCGGCATGATCGTCGGCAGCGCGCTGATCGTCGGCTCGCTGCTGAGCCTGTATGGCGGCTACCTCACCGACAAACTGTCGAGCTACAAGCTGATCCTGTGTTTCACCGGGTTCTTCTTTGTCGGTTTCATCGGCATGTGCCTGACGGGCCGGTTGTGGCTGTTCTTTCTGTTTCTGGTGTCGTTCAATTTCGCCTATTCGGTGATCGACATCGTGGTCAAGGCCGCGTTCGGCAAGCTGCTGCCGGTGGCGGAGCAGAGCAAGGTGTTTTCGGTGCGCTACACGCTGATCAACATCGGCTACGCGGTCGGCCCGTTCATTGGCGCGGGGCTGGCGCACTGGAACATGAAGTTGCCGTTCCTGATGTCGGCGGCGTTGGGGTTGGGCTTTTTTGTGGTGTACGCGATGTACGGTGACCGCAAGCTCAGTTCGGCGGACCCTGCCAACGCGCCCATCTCGTTCCTCGCCGTGGGGCAGATTCTGCTCAAGGATTATCGGCTGGTCTGCTTCACGGTGGGCGGCGTGCTCAGCGCGGTGGTGTTCGGTCAGTTCACGGCCTACATCTCGCAGTACCTGGTGACCACAAGCACCCCGGAATTCACCTACAGCGTCATCAGCTCTGTCGTGGCGGTGAATGCGGCGGTGGTGATCTGCCTGCAGTATTTCGTCGGCAAACACATCAGCCATCAGCATCTGAATCAGTGGCTGACAGCGGGTTTCAGCCTGTTCCTGATGGGGGTGGTGGGTTTCGCGATGTCGAGCACCGTGCTGCACTGGTCGCTGGCCGTGGCCGTGTTCACCCTTGGCGAGATCATCGTCTTCCCGGCCGAATACATGTTCATCGACCGTATCGCCCCGACGCATTTGCGCGGGATGTATTACGGCGCGCAGAACCTGTCCAACCTCGGCGGCGCGCTCGGGCCGGTGCTGTGTGGTTTTGCCCTGGCGGCGCAGCCACCGGCGTTCATGTTCTATATGCTGGCGGGCTTCATCGTGGCGGGTGGCTGTTTCTACCTGTTGGGGGCGTCGTACTCCAAGCGCCACGATCCATCCTCCAGCCCGAGGTGA
- the zapE gene encoding cell division protein ZapE, with the protein MSALSPLDAWQQAVDTQDFQPDEAQRQAAQQLQACWQALRDSGPRDALKGVYLWGPVGRGKTWLMDRFFDGLTVPARRQHFHHFMRWVHQRLFQLTGVPHPLNVLARELRQDVRVLCFDELFVNDIGDAVILGGLLRAMFDEGVVLVCTSNQLPEQLYATGHNRERFVPAITAINHFMTVVSVDGGEDHRLHPGQAQQRYWVTPESGPSALVEVFDTLSSGELVSIRPVPLGRRHLAVVRSSKTVVWCRYKDLCEQPLAAMDFIELCDRYTAVLVSEVPALSAPQREGRIARGTEDGVEQVVAGDRELPQLSPYDDGVRRFIALVDECYDRKVPLYVEAAMPMQDLYTEGYLAFAFRRTLSRLQEMQLARFGR; encoded by the coding sequence ATGAGTGCGCTTTCCCCACTGGATGCCTGGCAGCAGGCGGTCGACACACAGGATTTTCAGCCGGACGAGGCCCAGCGCCAGGCCGCGCAGCAATTGCAGGCGTGCTGGCAGGCGCTGCGTGACAGTGGCCCTCGCGACGCGCTCAAGGGCGTGTACCTGTGGGGGCCGGTGGGGCGCGGCAAGACCTGGCTCATGGACCGGTTTTTCGACGGCCTGACCGTGCCCGCCCGACGCCAGCATTTTCATCACTTCATGCGTTGGGTCCATCAGCGGCTGTTCCAGCTGACCGGCGTGCCTCATCCCCTCAATGTGCTGGCCCGCGAACTGCGGCAGGACGTGCGGGTGCTGTGCTTCGACGAACTCTTCGTCAATGACATCGGCGATGCGGTGATCCTCGGCGGGTTGCTGCGGGCGATGTTCGACGAAGGCGTGGTGCTGGTCTGCACCTCCAACCAGTTGCCCGAGCAGCTGTACGCCACCGGGCACAACCGCGAACGGTTCGTGCCGGCGATCACGGCGATCAATCACTTCATGACAGTGGTGTCAGTGGACGGTGGCGAAGACCATCGCCTGCACCCCGGCCAGGCGCAGCAGCGGTACTGGGTGACGCCCGAATCGGGGCCGAGCGCGTTGGTGGAAGTCTTCGACACCCTGAGCAGCGGCGAGCTGGTGTCGATCCGGCCCGTGCCATTGGGGCGGCGACATCTGGCCGTGGTGCGCAGCAGCAAGACCGTGGTCTGGTGCCGTTACAAAGACCTGTGCGAACAGCCGTTGGCGGCGATGGACTTCATCGAATTGTGCGACCGCTACACCGCCGTGCTGGTGAGCGAAGTGCCTGCGTTGAGCGCGCCGCAGCGGGAAGGGCGGATTGCTCGGGGCACCGAGGATGGCGTTGAGCAAGTGGTGGCGGGGGACCGCGAACTGCCGCAGTTGTCACCTTACGATGATGGCGTGCGTCGCTTCATTGCCTTGGTGGACGAGTGCTACGACCGCAAGGTGCCGCTGTATGTGGAAGCAGCGATGCCGATGCAGGACCTGTACACCGAGGGTTATCTGGCGTTTGCCTTTCGCCGGACGTTGAGCCGGTTGCAGGAGATGCAACTGGCGCGGTTTGGGCGTTGA
- the rarD gene encoding EamA family transporter RarD: MYKGVALSVMASCLFAVMYYYTSLLKPLSGEEIFGWRMLLTLPCVTVFMLSSGDWKLVRAMTNRIRQTPALLGAMMLSAALMGVQLWLFLWAPLHGRSLEVSLGYFLLPLTMILTGRVVYGERLSYFQKIAAACAMVGVGNELIRLGSFSWETLLVCGGYPIYFVLRRKLKTDNLGGLWWDMLLILPVAVLFICQGNPGVVEEFPRFYVLIPILGAISASALVSYLLASRLLAFSVFGLLSYVEPVLLVGVALLLGESIGRDEWMTYLPIWLGVMVLMGEGAKHVLVQRRRNNV; encoded by the coding sequence GTGTACAAGGGTGTTGCGTTATCGGTCATGGCCTCCTGCCTCTTCGCGGTCATGTACTACTACACCTCATTGCTGAAACCTTTGAGTGGAGAAGAAATATTCGGTTGGCGCATGCTGCTGACCCTGCCTTGCGTCACGGTGTTCATGCTGTCCAGCGGCGACTGGAAACTGGTGCGCGCCATGACGAACCGCATCCGCCAGACCCCGGCCTTGCTGGGCGCGATGATGCTGTCCGCCGCGCTGATGGGCGTGCAGCTGTGGCTGTTTCTGTGGGCGCCGCTGCATGGGCGCAGTCTGGAGGTGTCGCTGGGGTATTTCCTGCTGCCGCTGACGATGATTCTCACGGGCCGCGTTGTCTATGGCGAGCGGCTGTCCTACTTCCAGAAAATCGCCGCCGCGTGCGCGATGGTGGGTGTCGGCAACGAGCTGATCCGCTTGGGGAGTTTTTCCTGGGAAACCCTGCTCGTGTGTGGCGGTTACCCGATCTACTTCGTGCTGCGGCGCAAGCTCAAGACCGACAACCTTGGCGGGCTGTGGTGGGACATGCTGCTGATCCTGCCGGTGGCGGTGCTGTTCATCTGCCAGGGCAATCCGGGGGTGGTCGAGGAATTTCCGCGCTTCTATGTGCTGATCCCGATCCTCGGGGCGATCAGTGCCTCGGCGCTGGTCAGCTATTTGCTCGCGAGCCGCCTGCTGGCGTTCAGCGTGTTCGGGCTGTTGAGCTACGTCGAACCGGTGTTGCTGGTGGGCGTGGCGCTGCTGCTGGGTGAAAGCATCGGCCGGGATGAATGGATGACCTACCTGCCGATCTGGCTCGGGGTGATGGTGCTGATGGGCGAAGGCGCCAAGCATGTGCTGGTGCAGCGGCGGCGGAATAACGTCTGA
- a CDS encoding HD domain-containing protein, which translates to MTQEIAGIKIPDSALARATTEYIRDEEDDLLFNHSRRVFLWGALTGERKGLKYDAEQLYVGAMFHDLGLVKKHSSPDLRFEVDSANAARAFARPFGLSEGDLEQVWLSIALHTTPGVPEHLRPNVALVTAGVEMDVLGINYDQFSDQQREVVTHAHPRGEAFKECILCAFANGFRHKPDTTFGTVNADVLVDEDPKFKPLNFVNIIRQSPWKA; encoded by the coding sequence ATGACCCAAGAAATCGCCGGTATCAAAATCCCGGATAGCGCCCTGGCCCGCGCCACCACCGAATACATCCGTGATGAAGAAGACGACCTGCTGTTCAACCACAGCCGTCGGGTGTTTCTGTGGGGCGCGTTGACCGGCGAGCGCAAAGGCCTCAAGTACGACGCCGAGCAGTTGTACGTCGGCGCGATGTTCCATGACCTGGGCCTGGTGAAAAAACACAGCAGCCCGGACCTGCGTTTCGAAGTGGACAGTGCCAACGCAGCCCGTGCGTTCGCCAGGCCGTTCGGTTTGTCGGAAGGCGATCTGGAACAGGTCTGGTTGTCCATCGCGCTGCACACCACGCCCGGCGTTCCCGAGCACCTGCGCCCGAACGTTGCACTGGTGACGGCCGGTGTTGAAATGGACGTGCTGGGCATCAACTACGACCAGTTCAGCGACCAGCAGCGCGAAGTCGTCACCCACGCCCACCCGCGTGGTGAAGCGTTCAAAGAATGCATCCTGTGCGCCTTCGCTAACGGCTTCCGCCATAAGCCAGATACGACCTTCGGCACCGTGAACGCCGATGTGCTGGTAGACGAAGATCCGAAGTTCAAACCGCTGAATTTCGTCAACATCATTCGTCAGTCGCCTTGGAAGGCGTAA
- a CDS encoding MFS transporter, producing MTSIGTAAPVVPGRLEQFSTRVAFFITGFSISAWAPLVPYAKSRLGLDDASLGLLLLCLGIGSILSMPLAGAMTVRYGCRRIIVVVGSIACLCLPLLATLTSVPLMVATLFVYGASMGALGCVTNIQAIIVERASGKTMMSGFHGLFSCGGILGAAGVSALLSVGVWPWLTMTFVALFIGLALYKAGPNMLGYGSEAGGPAFAIPHGVVLFIGLMCFTVFLTEGAMLDWSAVFLSAQRGVEPSYAGFGYAVFALAMAIGRLCGDPVVRRLGVHKIILFGGLCAAVGMAVATLLPYWQAALCGYALVGIGCSNIVPVFYSAVGRQKTMPENVAVPAITTLGYIGILMGPAGIGFVAHLSSLGVAFLIIAVMLLGVAISGRYLRV from the coding sequence ATGACCTCCATCGGCACTGCGGCACCGGTCGTGCCTGGGCGGCTGGAACAGTTTTCCACGCGGGTGGCGTTTTTCATCACCGGGTTCAGCATTTCCGCGTGGGCGCCGCTGGTGCCGTACGCCAAGAGCCGCCTGGGTCTGGACGACGCGAGCCTGGGCCTGCTGCTGTTGTGCCTGGGCATCGGCTCGATTCTCTCCATGCCACTGGCTGGCGCCATGACCGTGCGTTACGGCTGTCGGCGCATCATCGTCGTGGTCGGCAGCATCGCCTGCCTGTGCCTTCCCTTGCTCGCGACCCTCACGAGTGTGCCGCTGATGGTGGCGACGCTGTTCGTCTACGGCGCCAGCATGGGCGCCTTGGGGTGCGTCACCAACATTCAGGCGATCATCGTCGAGCGGGCCAGCGGCAAGACCATGATGTCGGGCTTTCATGGGCTGTTCAGTTGTGGGGGGATTCTCGGCGCGGCAGGCGTTTCTGCGCTGTTGAGCGTGGGCGTCTGGCCGTGGCTGACGATGACCTTCGTCGCGCTGTTCATCGGTTTGGCGTTGTACAAGGCGGGTCCGAACATGCTCGGTTACGGCAGCGAAGCGGGCGGTCCGGCGTTCGCGATTCCCCACGGCGTCGTGCTGTTCATCGGCCTGATGTGCTTCACCGTGTTCCTCACCGAAGGCGCGATGCTCGACTGGAGCGCGGTGTTCCTCAGCGCCCAGCGGGGCGTCGAACCGTCCTACGCCGGGTTCGGCTACGCGGTGTTCGCCCTGGCCATGGCCATCGGCCGATTGTGCGGCGACCCCGTCGTGCGCCGCTTGGGCGTGCACAAGATTATTCTGTTCGGCGGGCTGTGCGCGGCGGTCGGGATGGCTGTGGCGACGTTGCTCCCCTATTGGCAGGCCGCATTGTGCGGTTACGCATTGGTGGGCATCGGCTGCTCCAATATCGTGCCGGTGTTCTACAGCGCGGTGGGGCGGCAAAAGACCATGCCGGAAAACGTCGCGGTCCCGGCCATCACGACCCTTGGTTACATCGGCATTCTGATGGGGCCGGCGGGCATCGGTTTCGTCGCCCACCTCAGCAGCCTCGGCGTGGCGTTCCTCATCATTGCGGTCATGCTGTTGGGGGTGGCAATCAGCGGTCGCTACCTTCGGGTGTAG
- a CDS encoding carboxymuconolactone decarboxylase family protein, with translation MNKRIAWGQKSPEAYKAMSALENAVVNSGLEHSLLELIRLRASQINGCAYCVNLHANDARKAGETEARLQTVTVWAETNFFTEKEKAVLAWTESLTQLSIHHAPQHQYEALLEHYSEKEVANITLAIATINAWNRFGVGFAMTP, from the coding sequence ATGAACAAGCGCATCGCCTGGGGTCAAAAATCGCCGGAAGCCTACAAAGCCATGTCCGCGCTGGAAAACGCCGTGGTCAATTCGGGCCTTGAACATTCCCTGCTGGAACTGATCCGCCTGCGCGCTTCGCAGATCAACGGCTGCGCCTACTGCGTCAACCTGCACGCCAACGACGCCCGCAAGGCTGGCGAAACCGAAGCCCGCCTGCAAACCGTGACCGTCTGGGCCGAAACCAACTTCTTCACCGAAAAAGAAAAGGCCGTACTGGCCTGGACCGAGAGCCTGACCCAACTGTCGATCCACCACGCGCCGCAGCATCAGTACGAAGCGCTGCTAGAGCATTACAGCGAAAAAGAAGTCGCCAACATCACCCTGGCCATCGCCACCATCAATGCGTGGAACCGGTTTGGGGTTGGCTTTGCCATGACGCCTTGA
- a CDS encoding alpha/beta fold hydrolase, whose translation MFAGFQKDQRQVNGVQIAYRIGGNGPGLLLLHGHPQTHVIWHKIVERLSQRFTVVAADLRGYGDSGKPLATDDHSSYSKREMGRDMVALMRELGLPRFSILAHDRGARVAHRLALDHTDAVTRMTLLDIAPTLAMYSQTNEAFARAYWHWFFLIRPAPLPETLLEADPEQYLRSVMGSRSAGLTPFTDEAFAEYVRCAKLPGTARGVCEDYRASATIDLEHDRADLDAGHHLQLPLQVLWGAEGTVGKCFDPLKEWQQVATNVRGRALPGGHYLAEEIPETLMAEVMPFLT comes from the coding sequence ATGTTCGCCGGATTCCAGAAAGACCAGCGCCAGGTCAATGGTGTGCAGATCGCCTACCGCATCGGTGGCAACGGGCCGGGGTTGCTGTTGTTGCACGGGCACCCGCAAACCCATGTCATTTGGCACAAAATCGTCGAGCGGCTGAGTCAGCGTTTCACCGTGGTCGCGGCCGATTTGCGCGGTTACGGCGACAGCGGCAAACCCCTCGCGACGGATGACCATTCCAGCTATTCCAAACGGGAGATGGGCCGCGACATGGTGGCGTTGATGCGCGAACTCGGGCTGCCGAGGTTCTCGATTCTGGCCCACGACCGGGGTGCTCGCGTGGCGCATCGACTGGCGCTGGATCATACCGATGCCGTCACCCGCATGACGTTGCTCGACATCGCACCCACGTTGGCGATGTACAGCCAGACCAACGAAGCCTTCGCCCGGGCGTACTGGCACTGGTTCTTCCTGATCCGCCCGGCGCCGTTGCCGGAAACGTTGTTGGAAGCCGATCCAGAGCAGTACCTGCGCAGTGTCATGGGCAGCCGCAGCGCCGGGTTGACGCCGTTCACCGATGAAGCGTTCGCCGAATACGTGCGCTGCGCCAAGCTACCGGGCACCGCACGTGGGGTTTGTGAGGATTACCGCGCCAGTGCCACCATCGACCTGGAGCACGACCGCGCCGACCTCGACGCAGGTCATCATCTGCAATTGCCGCTGCAGGTGCTGTGGGGGGCGGAAGGCACCGTGGGCAAATGCTTCGACCCGCTGAAAGAATGGCAGCAGGTCGCGACCAACGTGAGGGGCAGGGCGTTGCCGGGTGGGCATTATCTGGCGGAAGAAATTCCGGAAACGCTGATGGCTGAGGTGATGCCGTTTTTGACGTAA
- a CDS encoding LysR family transcriptional regulator yields MNLKFLETFVWVARLKSFRLTAEKLFSTQASISSRIAALEDEMGVRLFVRDSKGVSLTSEGLRVLEYAEHIMDTLQTMKAAIKDPSQVRGRIRIGAMDTVIHTWLSPLVTRLMKCYPNLEIELTAETASNLCSQLEKGYQDIIFQTDILRFDSVRNAMLARYPLHWVVPTGSPLDRPDVTLEEIAQERIVTFSRNSRPHQDILNMLHMANIITPRINCVNSASAITRLVRDGFGIGALPVTLVRGELAQGVLTQIENVPLPPVMDIVASWRTGAGMELVEDIVGLTREVVNEYAQEMPEGFVLGAGED; encoded by the coding sequence GTGAATCTCAAGTTTCTGGAAACCTTCGTCTGGGTCGCACGGCTGAAAAGCTTTCGCCTGACCGCCGAAAAACTCTTCAGCACCCAAGCCTCCATTTCCAGCCGGATCGCGGCCCTGGAGGACGAAATGGGCGTGCGATTGTTCGTGCGGGACTCGAAGGGCGTGTCGCTGACGTCCGAAGGATTGCGGGTGCTGGAATACGCCGAGCACATCATGGACACCCTGCAAACCATGAAGGCGGCGATCAAGGACCCGAGCCAGGTGCGGGGCCGAATCCGCATCGGCGCGATGGATACGGTGATACACACCTGGCTCAGTCCGTTGGTAACACGCCTGATGAAGTGTTACCCGAATCTGGAAATCGAGCTGACCGCCGAGACGGCGAGCAACCTGTGTTCGCAGTTGGAAAAGGGCTACCAGGACATCATTTTCCAGACCGACATCCTGCGCTTCGACAGCGTGCGCAACGCGATGCTGGCGCGCTATCCGCTGCACTGGGTGGTGCCGACCGGCTCGCCGCTGGACCGGCCGGACGTGACGCTGGAAGAGATCGCGCAGGAGCGGATCGTCACGTTTTCGCGCAACTCGCGGCCCCACCAGGACATCCTCAACATGCTGCACATGGCGAACATCATCACCCCGCGCATCAACTGCGTGAACTCGGCCTCGGCCATCACCCGACTGGTGCGCGATGGGTTCGGTATTGGTGCATTACCGGTCACCCTGGTGCGCGGGGAACTGGCGCAGGGCGTGTTGACCCAGATCGAAAACGTGCCCTTGCCGCCAGTGATGGACATCGTCGCAAGCTGGCGCACGGGTGCCGGGATGGAACTGGTGGAGGACATCGTCGGGCTGACGCGGGAGGTGGTGAATGAATACGCGCAGGAAATGCCGGAGGGGTTTGTGTTGGGGGCGGGTGAGGATTGA
- a CDS encoding OprD family porin codes for MTHNNQKYVCALLVGGATLTYGLTAHADFFGDSKGELEARNFYFNRDFRQTGARDKAEEWAQGFLLRLQSGYTPGTVGFGLDALGMVGLKLDSGDGTAGTGLLPADLSSGGSQDDYAKLGLTAKMKVSKTELKVGSLFFKDPVINSNDTRLLPQTFRGGLLTSKDLNNFTFTGGHIDRIKANSSSDFTEMSANRIGGTSNDFNFGGGDYQVTPQLALSAHYGQLENVYQQYYGGLVHVLPLGVGQSLKSDIRYASSREDGNFRDLDNKALGSMFTYKVGAQAFGLGYQRMTGSDPFPYITGSDPYLVNFIQIGDFANAKERSWQARYDYDFTALGLPGLTFMTRYVSGDNVERAAGGEGKEWERNMDIGYVIQSGVLKNLGVKWRNATVRSNFGNDLDENRLIVSYTLPLW; via the coding sequence ATGACACATAACAACCAAAAATACGTCTGTGCGTTGCTCGTTGGCGGCGCGACGCTGACTTACGGATTGACCGCACACGCCGATTTTTTCGGCGACAGCAAAGGCGAGCTCGAAGCCCGCAACTTTTACTTCAACCGCGATTTTCGACAGACCGGCGCTCGGGACAAGGCCGAGGAATGGGCGCAGGGGTTCCTGCTGCGTCTGCAGTCGGGCTACACCCCCGGCACCGTCGGCTTCGGCCTGGATGCGCTGGGCATGGTGGGGTTGAAGCTGGATTCGGGCGACGGCACGGCGGGCACCGGGTTGCTGCCCGCTGACCTGTCGTCCGGCGGCTCGCAAGATGACTACGCCAAGCTCGGCCTGACCGCAAAAATGAAGGTGTCGAAGACGGAGCTGAAAGTCGGCTCGCTGTTCTTCAAGGACCCGGTGATCAATTCCAACGACACCCGCCTGTTGCCCCAGACCTTTCGCGGCGGGCTGTTGACTTCGAAGGACCTGAACAACTTCACCTTCACCGGCGGGCACATCGACCGCATCAAGGCCAACAGCTCCTCGGACTTCACCGAGATGAGCGCCAATCGCATCGGCGGCACCAGCAACGATTTCAACTTCGGCGGCGGCGACTATCAGGTCACCCCGCAACTGGCGTTGAGTGCCCATTACGGCCAGCTGGAAAACGTTTATCAGCAGTATTACGGCGGGTTGGTGCACGTGCTGCCGTTGGGCGTGGGGCAGAGTTTGAAGTCCGACATCCGCTACGCCAGCAGTCGCGAAGACGGCAACTTTCGCGACCTGGACAACAAGGCCTTGGGTTCGATGTTCACCTACAAGGTCGGCGCTCAGGCGTTTGGCCTCGGCTACCAGCGGATGACCGGGAGCGATCCGTTTCCCTACATCACGGGCAGCGATCCTTACCTGGTCAACTTCATCCAGATCGGCGATTTCGCCAACGCCAAGGAGCGCTCGTGGCAGGCGCGATATGACTACGACTTCACAGCGCTGGGGCTGCCGGGCCTGACGTTCATGACCCGCTACGTGTCCGGTGACAACGTCGAACGTGCGGCAGGCGGCGAAGGCAAAGAGTGGGAGCGCAACATGGACATCGGCTACGTGATTCAGAGCGGTGTGTTGAAGAACCTGGGCGTGAAATGGCGCAACGCGACCGTGCGTTCGAACTTCGGCAATGACCTGGACGAAAACCGGCTGATCGTGAGTTACACGCTGCCCCTGTGGTGA
- a CDS encoding DUF969 domain-containing protein: MQTAINLWPLLGVLVIVLGFVLRFNPMLVVALAALATGLAASMPLETVLATIGTGFIKTRALPLIILLPLAVIGLLERHGLRLHAQNWIARFTRATAGRLLIAYLFVRETTAALGLTSLGGHPQMVRPLLAPMAEGAAESRFGKLPEALRIKLLALCAATDNVGLFFGEDIFVAFGAIALMHTFLQGSGIDVDPMHIAVWGIPTAICAFVIHAIRLHRFDQRLSRELKALPQTSPVAQEVTP; encoded by the coding sequence ATGCAAACCGCTATCAACCTCTGGCCGCTGCTGGGCGTGCTGGTCATCGTTCTGGGCTTCGTCCTGCGTTTCAACCCGATGCTGGTGGTCGCCCTCGCGGCGCTGGCCACGGGCCTGGCGGCGAGCATGCCGCTGGAAACCGTGCTGGCGACCATCGGCACCGGCTTCATCAAGACCCGCGCTTTGCCGCTGATCATCCTGCTGCCACTGGCTGTCATTGGTCTGCTGGAACGCCACGGCCTGCGATTACACGCCCAGAACTGGATCGCGCGCTTCACCCGCGCCACCGCCGGACGCCTGCTGATCGCTTACCTGTTCGTGCGCGAAACCACGGCGGCACTGGGCCTGACCAGCCTTGGCGGGCATCCGCAGATGGTGCGTCCGCTGCTCGCGCCAATGGCCGAAGGCGCCGCTGAATCGCGCTTCGGCAAGTTACCCGAGGCCTTGCGTATCAAGTTGCTGGCCCTGTGCGCGGCCACCGATAACGTCGGGCTGTTCTTTGGCGAGGACATCTTCGTCGCCTTCGGCGCCATCGCCCTGATGCACACCTTTCTTCAAGGCTCAGGGATCGACGTCGATCCAATGCACATCGCGGTATGGGGCATTCCGACGGCGATTTGTGCCTTTGTGATTCACGCCATTCGCCTGCACCGTTTCGATCAGCGCCTCAGTCGCGAACTCAAGGCATTGCCGCAGACATCGCCGGTCGCTCAGGAGGTGACGCCATGA